Proteins encoded in a region of the Clostridium beijerinckii genome:
- a CDS encoding ECF transporter S component: MNNKIKQMVYAGLLTALAIIIPIQFGFLRIVIPPYFTATLAAHVPMMLSMLISPFVAAVVGIGSTIGFLIAGTPAPVVARAATHIVVGYVGAMIIMKNKSYVKAIAITAPIHGILEALVTIPFIGFSIAVYPALIVTVVGAILHHSADSIIAYAIVKAMAKARKKNIYNVFGEFKTQRALQR; this comes from the coding sequence ATGAATAATAAAATAAAACAAATGGTGTATGCCGGATTACTTACAGCATTAGCAATAATAATTCCTATTCAGTTTGGGTTTTTAAGAATAGTTATTCCACCATACTTTACTGCAACATTAGCGGCTCATGTACCTATGATGTTATCAATGTTGATATCGCCTTTTGTGGCAGCTGTAGTTGGAATAGGTTCTACAATTGGATTTTTAATAGCTGGAACACCAGCACCAGTAGTAGCAAGGGCGGCAACTCATATAGTTGTAGGATATGTTGGAGCAATGATAATTATGAAAAATAAAAGTTATGTTAAGGCAATAGCAATAACAGCTCCAATCCATGGAATCTTAGAAGCTCTAGTTACAATACCATTTATAGGATTCTCGATTGCTGTTTATCCTGCATTGATAGTTACAGTTGTTGGTGCAATATTACATCATTCAGCAGATAGCATAATAGCATATGCAATAGTTAAAGCTATGGCAAAAGCAAGGAAGAAAAATATTTATAATGTTTTTGGAGAATTCAAGACTCAAAGAGCTTTACAGAGATAA
- a CDS encoding DUF1292 domain-containing protein — translation MEEKEIMSFKDENGNKVDFEAIAKIYLEEQGYLLLSPVDEKCDDMFAFRIDINEEGNEELNLVEDDKEFEEIKKEYKKLLY, via the coding sequence TTGGAAGAAAAAGAAATAATGTCGTTTAAAGATGAAAATGGAAATAAAGTTGATTTTGAAGCTATTGCAAAGATATATTTAGAGGAACAAGGATATTTGTTACTATCACCAGTAGATGAAAAGTGTGATGATATGTTTGCATTTAGAATAGATATTAATGAAGAAGGCAATGAAGAATTAAACCTTGTGGAAGATGATAAGGAATTTGAGGAAATAAAGAAAGAGTATAAGAAATTATTGTATTAA